The following is a genomic window from Niabella soli DSM 19437.
GCGCTTCGGCAATATGAATGTAAAACAAATAGAAGTGCTTAACAATGATTATTCAAATCCTGAGGTCCTGTTTAAAAAAAGGTATTGGTCGGCGCCGCTCCGGGAAGGGGAAGTGATTCAAAAGTTCTCGTTGGCAAAACCAACGTTTATAGTCCTTGATTATGAAGATGTAACTATAAAAAAGAGTTCCCGCTATCAATTCCTGTTAACACCCGGCGATAGTTTGTTGTTTACCGTAAACCGGCAGCAAGCGGATTATTCAATAACGGTTACCGGCAGAGGAAGTGAGAATAATCAACCGGCAATCCAGGGAATTTACAATAGTCTAGATCTGAAATCGTATGCAAGAGATTCCCTGCCAGAGCGGGTGCTTCAGGCGCTTTCGAAACAGAACGACAGAAATAAAATGGTGACACATGCCTATATTGACAAATATAAACCCACCCAGGCATTCGTGAAGCTGCTGCAATTGCATAACCGGTATTTTCCGGTTTGGGAATTTATTCAATTTAAAGGCCAGCAAAAATTTTCAGCCGGTGAGGCCTTTCGTCGCAACCAACAGACCTGGCAAACCGAAGAAGACGCGCTGGTGGCTGCGAACCCACTAAATGACCCCCAGGTATTGGATATTCCGGATTTTGTTTATTTTTTGCCGATGTACGTTTTTAGAAAGAAAGAGTCTTTATGGGAGGAAAGCCATAAAAATCCGGCTTCTTTTTATAAAGACTGGTATCATACCAGTGAACAGGAGGGGAAGAAGCTATTTCTAAGCGATATGGAAAATGATTTGCAGGAAAGGATCATCAATAGATATTTCCACGGGCAAACGGCGGAGTTCCTGTATGGGGCGCTTTTAAAGTCTACGATGAATGACAAACAAGAAAGTGTTCCCGAAATTTTTGAGCGCTTCAGACGAAAATTTCCAAACAGCGCCTATTTACCTTACCTGGAGCCCTACGTAAAAACGGTAAAGGAACAGGAAGCCCGGCCGCTTACCAACAAAATGGTATTAATAGAGAACCCGGATTCGTTAAAAACATTTGATGATTTGCTGAAACTGGTAAAAGGTAAAGCGGTATTACTGGATATGTGGGGCACCTGGTGTAGCCCCTGCAGACAGGAAATTCAGGAAAACAGTGCACCACTTAAGGAATATTTTAAAGATAAAGAGCTCAGTTTTGTATATGTGGCCAATCATGATCAGGCCAATATTGAGAAATGGGAAAAGCTTATTCCTTATTATAGCCTTACCGGTCTGCATATCCTGGCCAGCCCTGGTCTTACGAAAGATATTATGGATAAGGTAAAAGGCACCGGCTTTCCGACGTACATAGTAATAAAACCAGACGGGAGCTACGAGCTGGCGCGCAGCCAATACCCTATGAAACGAAGCGTTCTTATAAAACAATTGGAGGAGGCCTTATCCTCAAAATAATACGGAACCCTGCAGGAATTGATCCCGGATTTTAGACTAAATTTTTGTAAATTCGCGCCAATTCGTTCACATCCAATTAAATATTTTTCTATGGCATTTGATATCGACCTGATTCAGAGGGCTTACGCGGGGTTTGCAGCTAAGGTAAATGAGGCGCGCAAGTTGGTAAATAAACCCTTAACCTATACCGAAAAAGTATTATATGCGCACCTGTCGGCTCCCGCAACAAAAGCGTATCAGCGCGGCGTCGATTATGTTGATTTCGCTCCGGATCGCGTTGCCATGCAGGATGCTACCGCGCAAATGGCGCTGTTGCAGTTTATGCAGGCCGGGCGCGATAAAGTGGCTGTTCCCTCCACCGTACATTGCGATCACCTGATCATGGCGCAAACAGGAGCCGGTAAAGATCTGGCCATTGCCAAACAGGAAAGCAGCGAAGTGTTTGATTTTCTTTCTTCTGTATCTAATAAATACGGTATCGGTTTCTGGAGACCCGGGGCGGGTATCATTCACCAGGTGGTATTGGAAAATTATGCCTTTCCCGGCGGGATGATGATCGGTACCGACAGTCACACGGTAAACGCCGGCGGATTGGGGATGATCGCCATAGGCGTAGGCGGAGCCGATGCATGTGACGTAATGAGTGGTCTTCCCTGGGAATTAAAAATGCCCAAACTGATCGGGATCAAATTAACCGGTAAATTAAACGGCTGGACCGCTGCAAAAGACGTGATCCTGAAAGTGGCCGGCATCCTGACCGTAAAAGGCGGAACCGGTTGTATCGTGGAATATTTTGGCGAAGGCGCTCAATCACTTAGCTGTACCGGCAAGGGCACTATTTGTAATATGGGCGCAGAAATTGGGGCTACCACCTCTACTTTTGCCTACGATGATAGCATGAGCCGCTACCTGAAAGCCACCGGGCGCGAAGATGTGGCTGCTGCTGCTGATGCCATCAAAGATCAACTGACAGCAGATCCCGAAGTATATGCCAACCCCGAACAATATTTCGACCAGGTGATCGAAATTAATTTAAGTGAGCTGGAACCCCACCTGAACGGACCGTTCACACCGGATCTGGCTACGCCGATCTCTAAAATGAAAGAAGTGGCCAAAGCCAACGAATGGCCAACAAAAGTAGAAGTGGGTCTGATCGGGAGCTGCACCAACTCTTCTTATGAAGATATCGGTCGTGCCGTATCACTGGCAAAACAAGTGGCGGAAAAAGGGCTGAAAACAAAAGCAGAATTTACGATTACACCAGGCTCCGAGCAGGTGCGCTATACTATTGAGCGCGATGGGTTCCTGGATACTTTTGCCAGCATCGGTGCTACCGTATTTGCCAATGCCTGCGGACCTTGCATTGGTATGTGGAACCGCGTGGGGGCCGACAAACAGGAAAAGAATACCATCGTGCACTCGTTCAACCGGAATTTTGCCAAACGTGCCGACGGTAACCCGAATACTTACGCTTTTGTGGCTTCGCCTGAACTGGTAACGGCACTGGCCATTGCCGGGGATCTTACTTTTAATCCGCTTACAGATACATTGGTAAACGAAAAAGGAGAAACCGTTAAACTGGATCCTCCCACAGGTGACGAACTGCCTGCAAAAGGATTTTCGGTAGATGATCCCGGGTACCAGGCTCCCGCCGCAGATGGCTCTGGTGTGGAGGTGAAAGTGGCTCCGGACAGCAAGCGTTTGCAATTGTTAGATCCATTCCCAGCATGGGAAGGAACCGATCTGAAGGGATTGAAAT
Proteins encoded in this region:
- a CDS encoding TlpA family protein disulfide reductase, translated to MKHLFLMIFLSGQLLHAMGQEAVIVARFGNMNVKQIEVLNNDYSNPEVLFKKRYWSAPLREGEVIQKFSLAKPTFIVLDYEDVTIKKSSRYQFLLTPGDSLLFTVNRQQADYSITVTGRGSENNQPAIQGIYNSLDLKSYARDSLPERVLQALSKQNDRNKMVTHAYIDKYKPTQAFVKLLQLHNRYFPVWEFIQFKGQQKFSAGEAFRRNQQTWQTEEDALVAANPLNDPQVLDIPDFVYFLPMYVFRKKESLWEESHKNPASFYKDWYHTSEQEGKKLFLSDMENDLQERIINRYFHGQTAEFLYGALLKSTMNDKQESVPEIFERFRRKFPNSAYLPYLEPYVKTVKEQEARPLTNKMVLIENPDSLKTFDDLLKLVKGKAVLLDMWGTWCSPCRQEIQENSAPLKEYFKDKELSFVYVANHDQANIEKWEKLIPYYSLTGLHILASPGLTKDIMDKVKGTGFPTYIVIKPDGSYELARSQYPMKRSVLIKQLEEALSSK
- a CDS encoding aconitate hydratase yields the protein MAFDIDLIQRAYAGFAAKVNEARKLVNKPLTYTEKVLYAHLSAPATKAYQRGVDYVDFAPDRVAMQDATAQMALLQFMQAGRDKVAVPSTVHCDHLIMAQTGAGKDLAIAKQESSEVFDFLSSVSNKYGIGFWRPGAGIIHQVVLENYAFPGGMMIGTDSHTVNAGGLGMIAIGVGGADACDVMSGLPWELKMPKLIGIKLTGKLNGWTAAKDVILKVAGILTVKGGTGCIVEYFGEGAQSLSCTGKGTICNMGAEIGATTSTFAYDDSMSRYLKATGREDVAAAADAIKDQLTADPEVYANPEQYFDQVIEINLSELEPHLNGPFTPDLATPISKMKEVAKANEWPTKVEVGLIGSCTNSSYEDIGRAVSLAKQVAEKGLKTKAEFTITPGSEQVRYTIERDGFLDTFASIGATVFANACGPCIGMWNRVGADKQEKNTIVHSFNRNFAKRADGNPNTYAFVASPELVTALAIAGDLTFNPLTDTLVNEKGETVKLDPPTGDELPAKGFSVDDPGYQAPAADGSGVEVKVAPDSKRLQLLDPFPAWEGTDLKGLKLLIKAKGKCTTDHISMAGPWLKFRGHLDNISNNLLIGAVNFFNDKTDSVKNQLTSEYGPVPATQRAYKAQGVGTLIVGDENYGEGSSREHAAMEPRHLGARAVLVKSFARIHETNLKKQGMLALTFVNKEDYDKIQEDDTIDIIGLTEFAPDKPLTIVLHHQDGSTESFPVNHSYNAQQIEWFKAGAALNIIRREFAAKQQ